From Stigmatopora argus isolate UIUO_Sarg chromosome 14, RoL_Sarg_1.0, whole genome shotgun sequence, the proteins below share one genomic window:
- the desi1a gene encoding desumoylating isopeptidase 1 — protein MDNSTRYNVQLYIYDLSRGMARNLSPIMLGKQLDGIWHTAIVAYGDEFFFGGEGISSCSPGGTMLGPPDTVVELGETEVSEEIFMEYLSSLGESTYRGDRYRLFEHNCNTFTNEVAQFLTGMPIPSYITDLPSEILSTPFGQILRPILDSIHIAPPGGNVINGGRNI, from the exons ATGGACAATTCCACAAGATATAATGTACAGTTATATATTTACGATCTATCGAGGGGAATGGCACGCAACCTCAGTCCTATCATGCTGG GAAAGCAACTGGATGGGATATG gcatACAGCAATAGTGGCTTATGGGGATGAGTTCTTTTTTGGAGGAGAAGGAATCTCCAGTTGCTCACCT gGTGGGACAATGCTGGGACCACCAGACACAGTTGTGGAGCTCGGTGAGACTGAAGTCTCAGAGGAAATCTTCATGGAATATCTTTCGTCCCTAGGAGAAAGCACTTACAG AGGTGACAGGTATCGTCTGTTTGAGCACAATTGCAACACATTCACCAATGAGGTTGCTCAGTTCCTAACAGGCATGCCCATCCCTTCCTACATTACTGACCTCCCGTCTGAAATCCTTTCCAC ACCATTTGGCCAGATTTTGCGGCCCATTCTGGACTCCATCCACATCGCCCCCCCTGGTGGCAATGTCATCAACGGAGGGAGAAACATCTAA